The stretch of DNA GATCTGCAGTTACCTTGTTGACCGTAGCGTCCGTACACTGGGCAGACAACAAGACCGCAATGGTCAGCTCAAATGCATTCTCGTGGTTCAACTCACAAGCTGCATCAGGGAACATCTCGCCAATCGTATCCAAAATATGCCTCACATCTGCCTTATTCATGAGCTCAACCTCCCGGCAAAAAAAAGTCTTGATACGGGAAGATCCCGTATCAAGACGGTGAATCTTTAGAAAATGATTATTGTTTTTCAATTTCAACGAGCTTGTCTCCGCTGAAATACAATACAATATTATCATTTTCCTTAAGGGATTGCACGGTCAATGTAGTGTCGCCTTGGTGAACATATGTCTCAGGTGACAAAGTAAAACGATACTGCGGGTCGTTAAACTCGCGCTTAACGAACACTTCCTTGGTTGTAGAGTCATAGCGGCTAAACGGACGGTAAATGGCAGTCAGCACATTCACAACCGTTGAGCCGTCCGCATCTTTACGAATTTCTACATGGTCCGTTGTTGTCAAACTTGAGACCGTATAGCTCGCCGCAGTGCCTCGGATCACTTTCACAGCACTGGCAGGGAAGGTGGCGGTAGCACCTGTGTAGGTCTTAAGCGTAATTCCCGACGCATCAGCACTCTGAACTTTACCATAGGTCAGCTTGACGGTTTGTACCGAAAGCGGCGTCTGACCGCTAAAAGCGACATTAATAATCTGGCCTGCAGCAAGATCCGATACCTTAATTACAGCTCCTGCATCGTTCAGCAGTGCAGCATTATTCACATAGAAGCTGGTTGTAATTCCATCTGCTTTAGCCGTAACCCGGCTGTAATAGGTATCCACTGATGTGATCTCAAGCTGCTTGAAGGTTTTTAGCGCTATGCTTTGAACGGCGTCCTGATTTGACGTAAGTGTAACAACCACAGGATCTCCCGCCTTCACATCAGCCAAAGAGCCATTGGTTCTTCCATAAGTTTCAACTGATGGAACTGTACCGTTATACGGAATAACCATTGGATTGCCTGTAGATGGCTGTATTGTGATCGTCTTGGCAGTCGTATTGGCACTCACAAAATTCCCTTCATATCTATAAATTACCGATAAGGAAAGGACCCGGTCTCCAACGTGAGTGACATTCACTTTGCGATTCTTGGTCAGAAGCGGCTCAATTCCGGACAAGACAGGCTGTGCGCTATTGTAATCCACTTTTGTTTTGTCGTCAAGCTGGAGTGCAATCAGTTTCTTGTTAGTGTCCACGAGCGTCAATGCTTTAAGCTTTGCGTCATAAGACACTACGGTCAACCCTGTCAGCGATTCGGATTGGCGCCCAACTACCTCAATCTTGGTGATGCTGTCCTCCGGATTCAAGGTTAGCTCTACTTTGTCTCCCCCGTTCACATCGGCAATCAGATCGTTCAGCGATGCTTCTGTGATGCCATTAACCACAATAGCTGGCTTATCTACCATGGCTTTCGTTTCATAAGTGCCATCGGATTTCTTATAGGTAAGCAGTTTGCTTCCTTCAATGCTGATCAGCGTTCCTTGAATCGTCCGCTCAACGCTTTGGGTCACCTCCAAGGTGGAAATGGCGCTGTCCTTAACGGTATAGCTGACAACGACACCGGGCTTCAGCTCACTGAGGCTGATAATTTGGCTTTGGTAGCGCAGAATGGAAGAATTTCCAACAGTGAGTTT from Paenibacillus sp. CAA11 encodes:
- a CDS encoding S-layer homology domain-containing protein, encoding MTQRHSVKQNTKKTIATMLVTLMFITGGSAAFAAETTTKTTQSAVTQSATTSSIFSDVKSGYWAEKHIFKLAAQGIILGDNGKFRPNDYVTQQEAVTIAIRFMNAEGSLNSGAASAKLKSGNYFKPYIALAIQNKLIDENEEVAATGAKESWGEKKATREWIAKILVRALGKESEAKAAAGRGTTFTDNSKISADARGYVNTALDLNLTKGVDNNRFDPQGSVSRAQIAAFFSRAQGYIKPGYTNVFEGVVTSLKDNSLSVYTDGKNRSFTLDNRSVYYTKDSETAVSKDDLKLYTKVMVVDKAGSAAYVETTDTTPQLESTEGSLLRVLNGKLLLLVNNDVQTFEYDANTSFIDQNGKSITPESISNDSTLIVQRETFTTAKKPVIVQVKSGLVNKSGTGTVQSVDTAAKTITVKDASGSEDKLTVGNSSILRYQSQIISLSELKPGVVVSYTVKDSAISTLEVTQSVERTIQGTLISIEGSKLLTYKKSDGTYETKAMVDKPAIVVNGITEASLNDLIADVNGGDKVELTLNPEDSITKIEVVGRQSESLTGLTVVSYDAKLKALTLVDTNKKLIALQLDDKTKVDYNSAQPVLSGIEPLLTKNRKVNVTHVGDRVLSLSVIYRYEGNFVSANTTAKTITIQPSTGNPMVIPYNGTVPSVETYGRTNGSLADVKAGDPVVVTLTSNQDAVQSIALKTFKQLEITSVDTYYSRVTAKADGITTSFYVNNAALLNDAGAVIKVSDLAAGQIINVAFSGQTPLSVQTVKLTYGKVQSADASGITLKTYTGATATFPASAVKVIRGTAASYTVSSLTTTDHVEIRKDADGSTVVNVLTAIYRPFSRYDSTTKEVFVKREFNDPQYRFTLSPETYVHQGDTTLTVQSLKENDNIVLYFSGDKLVEIEKQ